The Cloacibacterium caeni region GTCCATCTTTTGGCAATGGTAGCACCTGCTAAATGAATAATAGCTTCTATGTTTTCAAAAGCAGCATCTTCTATGAAATTTTGATCTGGATTCCATTGAAATTCATTAGGTTTTCCCGTTTTTTTTCTGGTCAAAATTACAATTTCATGACCTATTTCTTTTAGTTTTCGAACTAAGTATTTCCCGATTAAACCAGTGGCTCCTGTTACTAAAATTTTCATAAGTTAAATTTCAAAATTTATAAATCATCCATCATCCTTCATCCTTCATCCTTCATTATTACAACATAATTACGCCCTCAATTTTGGCAACTTCTTGATAAAGTCTGATAACATGTTCCGCATCGAGTACGAAACATTGTATGGAAATGCTGATGTATTTTCCGTTACTGCTTTCTCTGGTAGAAAAAGTATTTTTGGTGCCGTCAAAAACCTTATAAATTTCGGTAAGTTTTTCTTGATTATTGACAATGATGAATTTATAAAGATAATCTTCAGGGAAATTGTGATTTTTCTCTAAGTTTATTTTTAAAGAAGCATAAAATTCTGCTTGTTCATCAAATGGTTCGTTTCCTGTTACTTCTATCATTGTTTTAAAGTGTTGTTTTCCAGCCAGTTCAATTTAAAATAAGTTTTAATCGTTTTGGCTTTCAGTTCTAAAAATTTTTCTTGAGTTTCTAATAGTTTGTTTTCTCTGCTGTTAATTAAGAAAAGTGAACTTTCACCATTAGAAAATTTTATTTCTTCGGCTTTTAAAAGCCTTTTATAATTCTCAATGAGCGATTCGTTATTTTGAGTTAAAGATAAGAAATTGCCCATTTCTGCATTGTAAGTCTGTATTTTGGTCTTTAATTCTTGATTTTTAAATTTTATATTCTCATTATTCTGGAGAATTTTCAGCTTAATGTTTTGATAATCAGCACGAGCTTCTCTCATGAATATGGGTAAATCCAATTTTATACCATATTGATAATTATTGTCAAAAAGTGGCAGAATGTCCTGATTTTTAAACTCTTTATTGTACAAATTGTAGTTGAAATTGATTTTAGGAAGAAAATTTTGCCATTTTAGTTTCCTTTCCAGTTCCAAAGATTTAGATTTTTCAAAATAATAATTCAGCGCATATTGTGCATCAATATTTTGTAAAAGTTTCTCGGTGATGATAAAATAATCTTGGGTAAACTGTGTATTCAGTTGTTCACTTGGTTTAGTAAACAGCGGAAGATTGTAATTTTTACCGTTTTCTTTCCAAAGAAATTGTGAAAGTTCTATGGTAGAAATGTTATACTTGTTCTGAGATTCTATGGTTTTGGCTTCGAAACTTTGCAGTTGCGCGAAAGCTTCTACGGTATCTATGGCTGGTCTCTCTCCCAATTCAAAAGATTTTTTTACCAATTGATATCTTTTTTTGTTGAGGTCTAGGACTTTTTTGTTCAATTCTAAAATTTCGTAATTTTTTACCCATTCCCAAAAGCTAAAATTAGCTTCCAAAAGGATTTCATTTTTGAGCATTTCTTGCTCGTAAAAAGTCATTTTGCTGAAATTTTTAGATTGCTGAATAGCGGTTCTTCGTTTATTGTAAACCAAATCTCTTGCAAGCGGAATGCTTATTCCTACATGATTCAGAACGCCTTTAGTTTCTTCATTATTCAGTTTATTTCCCGTCAAATCATTGGTGCCAATGTTGAAATCTATTCCGTACCAAGTTGGTAGATTCAGTTCTATGTTTTTTTGACTGTAATAAAGCGTGTTGTCTATTTTTTTCTCGCCAATTTTTGCTGAAATATTTGGGTCAAGTAAAGCTTTAGCTTTCAAAATATTATTCTGAGCAATATTTTTTTCCCAATCAGAAATTTTAATAATCGGATGGTTTTTTTGAACCCAAGAAATATAAT contains the following coding sequences:
- a CDS encoding TolC family protein, which translates into the protein MRKNKILLLIFLFTSYPFFAQDSIALSYENYISWVQKNHPIIKISDWEKNIAQNNILKAKALLDPNISAKIGEKKIDNTLYYSQKNIELNLPTWYGIDFNIGTNDLTGNKLNNEETKGVLNHVGISIPLARDLVYNKRRTAIQQSKNFSKMTFYEQEMLKNEILLEANFSFWEWVKNYEILELNKKVLDLNKKRYQLVKKSFELGERPAIDTVEAFAQLQSFEAKTIESQNKYNISTIELSQFLWKENGKNYNLPLFTKPSEQLNTQFTQDYFIITEKLLQNIDAQYALNYYFEKSKSLELERKLKWQNFLPKINFNYNLYNKEFKNQDILPLFDNNYQYGIKLDLPIFMREARADYQNIKLKILQNNENIKFKNQELKTKIQTYNAEMGNFLSLTQNNESLIENYKRLLKAEEIKFSNGESSLFLINSRENKLLETQEKFLELKAKTIKTYFKLNWLENNTLKQ
- a CDS encoding DUF493 domain-containing protein gives rise to the protein MIEVTGNEPFDEQAEFYASLKINLEKNHNFPEDYLYKFIIVNNQEKLTEIYKVFDGTKNTFSTRESSNGKYISISIQCFVLDAEHVIRLYQEVAKIEGVIML